A stretch of the Solanum dulcamara chromosome 6, daSolDulc1.2, whole genome shotgun sequence genome encodes the following:
- the LOC129893204 gene encoding uncharacterized protein LOC129893204, with product MNITIVMDGYEFSMEINPQEPILQTKQKLQNFLGVPVASQTLSVLGFELLDGFNIQDYPTIKQGTKIQLTIQNITIGETSLQQQNIIVSSKFQIIVKMSSRKLNIDIDSSETVRSLKEKIHIIDGTPIRRMSLYFSGNELNDEYRSLMEYGVQEFSEIIVLLKTMSRMVTDPPSRGISLVVQTSSSLLNSAKIPVEMSDLGTVNDLRQLLLDRKILPMDEYIFIHKQRIMRDNCSLRWHGVENGDFVYVFKGSVSREER from the coding sequence ATGAACATCACCATTGTTATGGATGGTTATGAATTTTCCATGGAAATAAACCCTCAAGAACCAATTCtccaaacaaaacaaaaattacAAAACTTCCTAGGAGTACCAGTGGCTTCACAAACTCTTTCAGTTTTGGGGTTTGAATTATTGGATGGATTCAACATTCAAGATTATCCAACAATTAAACAAGGTACAAAAATCCAATTAACCATCCAAAATATTACTATTGGAGAAACATCCTTACAACAACAGAATATTATTGTTTCTTCAAAATTCCAAATTATTGTGAAAATgtcatcaagaaaattaaacaTAGACATCGACAGTAGTGAAACTGTACGAAGcctaaaagaaaaaattcacaTAATCGATGGGACCCCGATAAGGAGAATGTCTCTTTACTTTTCTGGAAACGAATTAAACGACGAATATCGAAGTTTAATGGAATATGGGGTTCAAGAATTTTCAGAAATTATTGTTTTATTAAAGACTATGTCACGTATGGTTACTGATCCACCTTCAAGAGGAATTAGCCTAGTGGTACAAACATCATCTAGTTTGCTTAATTCAGCAAAAATTCCAGTTGAAATGAGTGATTTGGGGACGGTAAATGATTTGAGACAACTATTATTAGATCGAAAAATTCTTCCTATggatgaatatatttttattcacaAACAAAGGATTATGAGGGATAATTGTAGTCTTCGTTGGCATGGTGTTGAAAATGGGGATTTTGTTTATGTTTTTAAAGGGTCTGTTAGTAGGGAAGAACGTTGA